A window of Mucilaginibacter paludis DSM 18603 contains these coding sequences:
- a CDS encoding YfiT family bacillithiol transferase, giving the protein MSTALDPAKYPIGKFTAPSSYTQQEMQAWIDDIKTLPGRLHKAVMTLTEPQLDTPYRTGGWTIRQVVHHVADSHANALIRFKLALTEDNPTIKPYEEADWALLADYRLPVEPALRMLEGLHLRWAAILEGMDEDQWNKTFYHPASGETAPLRKILGMYAWHGKHHLAHITGVKF; this is encoded by the coding sequence ATGAGCACCGCACTTGACCCGGCCAAATATCCGATAGGCAAATTCACGGCTCCATCCTCCTATACCCAACAGGAAATGCAGGCCTGGATAGACGACATTAAGACCCTTCCGGGGAGGTTACATAAAGCTGTGATGACCCTGACCGAACCCCAATTGGATACCCCTTACCGCACCGGCGGATGGACCATACGCCAGGTGGTACACCATGTGGCCGACAGCCATGCCAACGCGCTGATCCGTTTTAAGCTGGCCCTTACCGAGGATAACCCCACAATAAAGCCATACGAAGAGGCCGACTGGGCGCTATTGGCAGACTACCGGTTGCCGGTAGAGCCGGCCCTGAGGATGCTGGAAGGCCTGCACCTGCGCTGGGCTGCCATATTGGAGGGTATGGATGAGGACCAATGGAATAAAACCTTTTATCATCCCGCAAGTGGTGAAACCGCGCCGTTAAGAAAAATTCTGGGTATGTATGCCTGGCATGGCAAGCATCATTTGGCGCATATTACCGGTGTGAAGTTTTAG
- a CDS encoding FAD-dependent oxidoreductase, whose product MIKKLLLIILICGIAPVYGQTIKTDVVVIGGGASGVAAAIQAARSKVKTLLIEPGPWLGGSLTAGGNCIVEANRNLPSGIWGEFRRHVRDFYKKEPGYDTALNAALKFEPYTGSAILKKITDTVKRLTVKTKTPWTAIKKNGDGWEVTITEDGKPVIVKASVVIDATETGDVAAKAGVKFDVGFESNKTTGEALAPNEASPLIQEITWIAILKDYGRAADRTIPKPEGYNAADYACLKSKDIKKMLADGRLPNDKYMIKWGECANSFPVTMEQLEPEQRDAFYKKAKLKTLGLIYYMETELGLKNLSLDFQEFGTPDKLPYIPYMREARRAKGLIRMSLNDIYTPYDNASKLYRTSIAVGDASPGQHYAAGSNAPKTNYPPMPGYSIPMGAVVIKELDNLLVTEKAMSTTHLTNASTFYPSVQMTLGQGAGTIAAYCAFFKTTTKNLQVRKIQTELLDYKGYLMPFVDIDPKDVYFRSIQQVGATGMLRGVQKVNGKTSAVYFLPDSAVKTSEIKPIMLDLYTRSFLWYNKNKPGELFTVGNLLSFISEMTLADPENLEHKMKAAWKTTYKFTSDFDTKRPVTRREFAVLTNKFINPFARMVDITGRFVN is encoded by the coding sequence ATGATCAAAAAGTTATTACTTATTATTTTAATTTGCGGCATAGCACCCGTTTACGGGCAAACCATTAAAACCGATGTGGTAGTAATTGGCGGCGGGGCAAGCGGCGTTGCCGCAGCTATACAAGCGGCACGGAGCAAGGTTAAAACCCTGCTTATAGAGCCCGGCCCCTGGCTTGGGGGCAGCCTTACCGCCGGGGGGAATTGCATCGTTGAGGCCAATCGTAATTTACCATCAGGGATATGGGGGGAGTTTAGAAGGCACGTGCGCGATTTTTATAAAAAGGAACCGGGATACGATACTGCGCTAAACGCCGCGTTAAAGTTTGAACCATACACCGGTTCAGCCATCTTAAAAAAGATAACCGATACCGTAAAACGCCTTACCGTTAAAACAAAAACGCCCTGGACGGCGATCAAAAAAAATGGCGACGGCTGGGAGGTGACGATTACCGAGGATGGCAAGCCCGTTATTGTAAAAGCAAGCGTAGTGATTGATGCTACCGAAACGGGCGATGTTGCCGCGAAAGCGGGAGTTAAGTTTGATGTAGGTTTTGAAAGTAATAAAACCACCGGCGAAGCCCTTGCACCCAATGAGGCCTCGCCGCTGATACAGGAAATTACCTGGATAGCTATTTTAAAGGATTATGGCCGCGCTGCCGACCGCACAATACCCAAGCCGGAAGGATATAATGCTGCCGATTACGCTTGCCTGAAAAGCAAAGACATTAAAAAAATGCTTGCCGATGGCAGGCTGCCCAACGACAAATACATGATTAAGTGGGGCGAATGCGCCAACAGTTTCCCGGTTACTATGGAACAACTGGAACCGGAGCAGCGCGATGCCTTTTATAAAAAGGCAAAACTGAAAACACTGGGGCTGATCTATTATATGGAAACCGAATTGGGCCTCAAAAACCTGAGCCTTGATTTCCAGGAATTTGGCACGCCCGACAAGTTGCCTTACATCCCATACATGCGCGAGGCGCGCCGTGCCAAGGGCTTGATCCGGATGTCGTTGAATGATATTTATACGCCCTACGATAATGCGTCCAAGCTATACCGTACATCTATCGCCGTTGGCGATGCCAGTCCGGGTCAGCATTATGCCGCGGGGAGCAATGCACCTAAAACTAATTACCCGCCGATGCCCGGTTATAGTATACCCATGGGAGCCGTGGTGATTAAAGAGCTTGATAATTTGCTGGTTACCGAGAAGGCCATGTCTACTACGCACCTCACCAACGCGAGCACCTTCTATCCTTCTGTGCAAATGACATTGGGGCAGGGCGCGGGTACTATTGCCGCTTATTGCGCATTTTTTAAAACCACCACAAAAAATTTGCAGGTGCGTAAAATACAAACCGAACTACTGGACTATAAAGGCTACTTGATGCCCTTTGTGGATATAGATCCTAAGGATGTCTATTTCAGGTCGATACAGCAGGTCGGTGCAACCGGTATGCTGAGAGGCGTACAAAAAGTGAATGGAAAAACAAGCGCGGTATATTTTTTGCCCGATTCGGCGGTAAAAACCAGCGAGATCAAACCCATTATGCTCGATCTTTATACCCGGTCGTTTTTATGGTACAATAAAAACAAACCCGGCGAACTGTTTACGGTTGGCAACCTGCTATCTTTTATCAGCGAAATGACCTTAGCCGATCCCGAAAACCTGGAGCATAAAATGAAAGCCGCCTGGAAAACAACCTATAAATTTACATCAGACTTTGACACCAAAAGGCCAGTTACCCGCCGCGAGTTTGCTGTTTTAACCAACAAGTTTATCAATCCGTTTGCACGGATGGTAGATATAACCGGGAGATTTGTGAATTAA